From Pseudomonadota bacterium, a single genomic window includes:
- a CDS encoding DEAD/DEAH box helicase — MTNPEPTTAELATTNDPAPSISFEELGLSETLVAALTEMGFSAPTAVQAQTVPLALAGRDLLVQSRTGSGKTAAFAIPLVERLVDVDRREAQALILAPTRELAMQVHRECARVAAVKGTVCVAIYGGAALPPQARLLAEGAQVIIGTPGRVLDHLRRGTLSPRALRTLVLDECDEMLSMGFQEELNAILERLPRERQTLLFSATIPGEIQRLIDRYLRDPERLYLSQDFVGVREIDHVCYQISGGGRSEDLLRVLDYEQPHRALIFCNTRDETARLANFLSQRGFRAEGISSDLGQGEREQVMTRMRAGQVQYLVATDVAARGIDLPELSHVINYDFPESADVYVHRTGRTGRAGRSGIAVSLVSPREVGSLYYVKLIHKITPEHRHLPSAEELSSRREGEQLERLRARYREQAAAPTLLRLLRRIQSSEDGEQLLAQLLGSALAAADPPRAAATEAREEVARGDADRRPRRGGRRGGARSESDHSAREATPAEEPARAAVAAAPAGGEEAAPAARAAPLSGPASTAGAVALRREGAAGEAPRRRRRAPANSEGERLPTASQEDVGARESVTTGAGDVEYFETFDLSDATASAAPAALTPPTAELTRVFVNVGRQHGVRVEDLTSFIQLEAGLRADEIGPVNQQDRHCHILLHERIVDQAVEALNGKPYGEQTLRVERARASEGASRGRGRRPRR, encoded by the coding sequence ATGACGAACCCCGAGCCGACGACCGCGGAGCTCGCCACGACGAACGACCCAGCGCCCTCGATCAGCTTCGAGGAGCTCGGCCTCAGCGAGACGCTCGTCGCGGCCTTGACCGAGATGGGCTTCAGCGCGCCGACCGCGGTCCAGGCGCAGACCGTGCCCCTCGCGCTCGCTGGCCGCGATCTCCTGGTGCAAAGCCGCACGGGCAGCGGCAAGACCGCCGCCTTCGCGATCCCGCTCGTCGAGCGCTTGGTCGATGTCGACCGGCGCGAAGCACAGGCCTTGATCCTCGCCCCCACCCGCGAGCTGGCGATGCAGGTGCATCGCGAATGTGCGCGGGTCGCTGCCGTCAAGGGGACGGTCTGCGTCGCGATCTATGGCGGCGCCGCGCTTCCGCCCCAGGCCCGCCTGCTCGCCGAGGGCGCGCAGGTGATTATCGGCACGCCCGGTCGTGTGCTCGACCACCTGCGGCGCGGTACCCTCTCGCCGCGCGCGCTGCGGACGTTGGTGCTCGATGAGTGCGACGAAATGCTCTCGATGGGCTTTCAGGAGGAGCTCAACGCGATCCTCGAGCGCCTGCCGCGCGAGCGTCAGACGCTGCTCTTCTCGGCGACCATTCCCGGCGAGATTCAGCGGCTGATCGACCGCTACCTGCGGGATCCCGAGCGCCTCTACCTCTCGCAGGACTTCGTCGGCGTGCGCGAGATCGACCACGTCTGTTATCAGATCAGCGGCGGCGGACGCAGCGAGGACCTGCTGCGCGTGCTCGACTACGAGCAGCCTCATCGCGCGCTGATCTTCTGCAATACCCGCGACGAAACCGCCCGCCTGGCGAATTTCCTCTCGCAGCGCGGCTTTCGCGCCGAGGGGATCAGCAGCGACCTCGGCCAGGGGGAGCGCGAACAGGTGATGACGCGCATGCGTGCCGGCCAGGTGCAATATCTCGTCGCCACCGACGTGGCGGCGCGCGGTATCGACCTGCCCGAGCTGAGCCATGTCATCAACTACGACTTCCCCGAATCTGCGGACGTCTACGTGCACCGCACTGGGCGCACGGGGCGCGCCGGACGGAGCGGCATTGCGGTCTCGCTGGTCTCGCCGCGCGAGGTCGGCAGCCTCTACTACGTCAAGCTGATCCACAAGATAACCCCGGAGCATCGTCATCTGCCGTCGGCCGAGGAGCTCTCGAGTCGGCGTGAGGGCGAACAGCTCGAGCGTTTGCGCGCGCGCTACCGGGAGCAGGCCGCGGCACCGACCTTGCTGAGGCTGCTGCGTCGCATCCAGTCGAGCGAGGACGGCGAGCAGCTGCTGGCGCAGCTGCTCGGCTCGGCCTTGGCAGCGGCAGACCCGCCACGGGCAGCGGCGACGGAGGCGCGCGAGGAGGTCGCCCGCGGCGACGCGGATCGGCGCCCGCGGCGAGGCGGGCGTCGTGGGGGAGCACGGAGCGAGAGCGACCACTCCGCCCGGGAGGCTACGCCCGCGGAGGAGCCAGCGCGCGCCGCGGTGGCCGCCGCCCCAGCTGGTGGCGAGGAGGCAGCCCCGGCAGCGCGGGCGGCGCCGCTTTCAGGGCCGGCTTCGACGGCTGGGGCTGTCGCTCTCCGCCGCGAAGGCGCCGCGGGCGAGGCGCCCCGGCGACGGCGTCGCGCTCCTGCGAATAGCGAGGGTGAGCGGCTCCCGACTGCCAGCCAGGAGGACGTTGGTGCGCGCGAGAGCGTGACCACCGGTGCCGGAGACGTCGAGTATTTCGAGACCTTCGACCTCAGCGATGCCACGGCCAGCGCGGCGCCGGCCGCCCTGACCCCTCCGACGGCCGAGCTGACGCGCGTCTTCGTCAATGTCGGACGTCAGCATGGTGTGCGGGTCGAGGATCTGACGAGCTTCATTCAGCTCGAGGCCGGGCTGCGGGCGGACGAGATCGGGCCCGTCAACCAGCAGGACCGGCATTGCCATATTCTGCTCCACGAGCGGATCGTTGATCAGGCGGTCGAGGCGCTGAACGGCAAGCCTTACGGGGAGCAGACGCTGCGCGTCGAGCGCGCGCGCGCCTCCGAGGGCGCGAGCCGTGGGCGCGGGCGTCGTCCACGACGCTGA
- a CDS encoding serine/threonine protein kinase, translating to MGVEASEHAPRGAAASGLLKACPQCDARYPSYANFCPADGQRLRALDDGLDDGLDDGLNDAPDPWLGRLLDTRYRVESWLGHGGMGVVYAARHVILDKPVAIKLLRADLCRDQTLVERFFREARAASRIGHPNIVDVTDSGVLPNGQHFLVMERLIGCTMAAELERAGLGAALLPLERVLDLARQMAHGLAAAHSKGIVHRDLKPANIFIVNSQSLRSSASSPGYRSDFVKLLDFGIARFVSRRTRLTQQGSIFGTPQYMSPEQATGDDADHRGDIYALGCMLYELLSGAPPFVAETFAGTLHQQISATPRPLSVVAPARALPTALEQGVLRMLAKRPEERFANANEVAALIDGCVGAGLNRPPRGASARLALPTAERGPPVDQPPLARAGWRAARRASLALALGALVLAAAAAGWWRQREGGARDATFTTTPLRAAPAPRVYRARAGDRQEEGRGTLLLETRPPGASVSVAGRALGRTPLSLSVPMTAVTPFAFQKGGYRVERRAITATVGTSAWVITLRRLPQEAGASAPRGGPSVVPEARMAPRARARPKRADLRDPFGVQGPQGQQPAAIRTSR from the coding sequence ATGGGCGTCGAAGCATCGGAGCACGCGCCGCGCGGCGCCGCAGCCAGCGGCCTGCTCAAGGCTTGTCCGCAGTGCGATGCACGCTACCCGTCCTACGCGAACTTCTGTCCCGCCGATGGCCAGCGGCTACGGGCGCTCGACGATGGGCTCGACGATGGGCTCGACGATGGGCTCAACGATGCGCCGGATCCGTGGCTTGGGCGGCTGCTCGACACGCGCTACCGCGTCGAGTCCTGGCTCGGACATGGGGGCATGGGCGTGGTCTACGCGGCGCGCCACGTGATCCTCGATAAGCCGGTGGCGATCAAGCTGCTGCGTGCCGATCTCTGCCGCGATCAGACCCTCGTCGAGCGCTTCTTCCGCGAGGCGCGCGCGGCCTCGCGTATCGGACATCCAAACATCGTCGATGTCACCGACTCGGGCGTGCTGCCCAATGGCCAGCACTTCCTCGTGATGGAGCGGCTGATCGGCTGCACGATGGCCGCCGAGCTGGAGCGCGCCGGGCTCGGCGCAGCGCTGCTCCCGCTCGAGCGCGTGCTCGATCTCGCCCGGCAAATGGCCCACGGACTCGCCGCCGCGCATTCCAAGGGCATCGTGCACCGCGATCTCAAGCCGGCCAATATCTTCATCGTCAACTCGCAGAGCCTTCGCAGCAGCGCGTCCTCGCCGGGCTACCGCAGTGATTTCGTCAAGCTGCTCGATTTTGGCATCGCCAGGTTCGTCAGCCGGCGGACGCGCTTGACGCAGCAGGGGAGCATCTTCGGCACCCCGCAGTACATGTCGCCCGAGCAGGCGACCGGGGACGACGCCGACCATCGGGGGGATATCTACGCCCTCGGTTGCATGCTCTACGAGCTGCTGAGCGGTGCACCTCCCTTCGTCGCCGAAACCTTCGCTGGAACGCTCCACCAGCAGATCAGCGCAACCCCACGGCCGCTGTCGGTTGTAGCGCCAGCCCGAGCGCTGCCGACCGCGCTCGAGCAGGGCGTGCTGCGCATGCTGGCCAAGCGGCCCGAGGAGCGCTTCGCCAACGCGAACGAGGTCGCCGCGCTGATCGACGGCTGCGTGGGGGCAGGGCTCAATCGCCCGCCGCGGGGCGCGTCGGCGAGGCTGGCGCTACCCACCGCCGAGCGCGGGCCGCCGGTCGATCAGCCCCCGCTCGCGCGTGCGGGTTGGCGCGCTGCGCGCCGCGCCAGCCTCGCCCTCGCACTCGGCGCGCTGGTCCTCGCCGCAGCGGCCGCTGGCTGGTGGCGCCAGCGCGAAGGGGGGGCCCGCGACGCCACCTTCACGACGACGCCGCTCCGCGCTGCGCCGGCGCCCCGCGTGTATCGGGCGCGCGCCGGCGATCGCCAGGAGGAGGGTCGTGGCACTCTCCTCCTGGAGACACGACCACCGGGAGCGAGCGTCAGTGTCGCGGGCAGAGCGCTCGGGCGCACCCCTCTGAGCCTCTCGGTGCCCATGACGGCGGTGACGCCTTTCGCCTTCCAGAAGGGCGGCTATCGGGTCGAACGCCGGGCCATCACCGCCACGGTGGGCACCAGCGCCTGGGTCATCACCCTGCGCCGACTTCCACAAGAGGCGGGGGCCTCGGCCCCGCGCGGCGGGCCCTCGGTCGTCCCTGAGGCGCGTATGGCACCGCGCGCGCGCGCGCGACCGAAGCGGGCCGACCTGCGCGACCCTTTCGGCGTGCAGGGTCCCCAGGGCCAGCAACCTGCGGCGATCCGAACGTCGCGCTGA
- a CDS encoding protein kinase — protein MEDDLIGQVVASRYRVTEKLGEGGMGTVYRAEHVAIGKQLAIKVLLPEYARKADLKERFLREARAAAAIGHENIVDITDFGETPSGSVFFAMEFLDGQDLAHHVKKDGALSWPRAKAILLQICRALGAAHAKQIVHRDMKPENVILISREGRPDFVKVLDFGIAKVSGASDGEQRLTRTGMIFGTPEYMSPEQAQGHHPDHRVDVYAVGVIMYELLSGQVPFKADTFMGILTKHIFEEPVPPSRVNPEAHISPEVEAVVLKAMVKDRNHRYQSMAEMAAAIAQTPTRMTRTSGELQPPAASIVLAPTPIPSLASRTGSDDAPASGTARTQMGGVGARDQAVEELPLELPRRPRGAIYAGLGLALALLGLVLVWSRGAAPPPQPAKVALPAAIPEVTVSVESEPSGARVLKGTIPVGQTPLELRLPQSQRGVMLTLVLAGYETAHEPVTPDATGKRLRVTLHRQPAAASATPDPEPTARSTARALRQRTAPLRRAARRAPRAARSRPAKVDDLINPFE, from the coding sequence GTGGAAGATGACCTGATCGGACAAGTCGTGGCGTCGCGCTACCGCGTGACCGAGAAGCTCGGCGAAGGTGGCATGGGCACCGTCTATCGCGCCGAGCATGTGGCGATCGGCAAGCAGCTCGCGATCAAGGTCTTGTTGCCCGAATACGCGCGCAAGGCCGACCTGAAAGAGCGCTTCCTGCGCGAAGCCCGTGCCGCCGCCGCCATCGGCCACGAGAACATCGTCGACATCACGGACTTCGGCGAGACGCCGAGCGGCAGCGTGTTCTTCGCGATGGAGTTCCTCGACGGTCAGGATCTCGCCCACCACGTCAAGAAGGATGGGGCGCTGAGCTGGCCGCGCGCGAAGGCGATCTTGCTGCAAATCTGCCGGGCGCTCGGCGCGGCGCACGCCAAGCAAATCGTCCATCGCGATATGAAGCCCGAGAACGTGATCCTGATCAGTCGCGAAGGCCGGCCGGATTTCGTCAAGGTGCTCGACTTCGGGATCGCCAAGGTCAGCGGGGCCAGCGACGGGGAGCAGCGCTTGACCCGTACCGGCATGATCTTCGGCACGCCCGAGTACATGTCGCCCGAGCAGGCCCAGGGCCACCATCCCGACCATCGAGTCGATGTCTACGCGGTCGGCGTGATCATGTACGAGCTCTTGAGCGGACAGGTGCCCTTCAAGGCCGACACCTTCATGGGCATCCTGACCAAGCACATCTTCGAGGAACCCGTACCGCCCTCGCGGGTCAACCCGGAGGCGCACATCTCGCCAGAGGTCGAGGCCGTGGTCCTCAAGGCGATGGTCAAGGACCGCAACCACCGCTACCAGTCGATGGCCGAGATGGCGGCGGCGATCGCGCAGACGCCGACCCGCATGACGCGCACGAGCGGCGAGCTTCAGCCGCCGGCAGCGTCGATCGTGTTGGCGCCAACGCCGATCCCGTCGCTCGCCTCGCGGACCGGATCGGACGACGCCCCGGCGAGCGGCACCGCACGAACGCAGATGGGAGGGGTGGGGGCGAGGGACCAGGCGGTTGAAGAGCTCCCGCTCGAGCTACCGCGGCGTCCGCGTGGCGCGATTTACGCCGGCCTCGGCCTCGCGCTGGCGCTGCTCGGGCTCGTTCTGGTCTGGTCGCGGGGCGCAGCGCCACCGCCCCAGCCGGCGAAGGTGGCGCTGCCAGCGGCGATCCCCGAGGTAACGGTCTCGGTCGAGTCGGAGCCAAGCGGCGCGCGCGTGCTCAAGGGGACCATTCCGGTCGGCCAGACGCCGCTCGAGCTCCGCTTGCCCCAGAGTCAACGCGGCGTGATGCTGACGCTGGTGCTCGCGGGCTACGAGACCGCCCACGAGCCAGTGACCCCAGACGCCACTGGAAAACGCCTGCGCGTCACGCTGCACCGCCAGCCCGCGGCAGCGAGCGCGACGCCAGATCCGGAGCCGACCGCGCGATCGACAGCGCGGGCGCTACGGCAGCGGACTGCGCCGCTGCGCCGCGCGGCTCGCAGGGCCCCACGCGCAGCCCGTTCGCGGCCGGCCAAGGTCGACGACCTGATCAATCCTTTCGAGTAA
- a CDS encoding mechanosensitive ion channel, which produces MKLLNGHGLEFGGASLSFAALLTALGIILVGFLAAAKVASRIRGDGRRVAGVQPTPALRWRTTMARIVGYTLRGLAVVVALQVAGVDLASVLAASAVVAVGVGIAMQKVAENFVSGIVLHAERSIRQGDIIEFEGHIAKVEQVGIRATIARTIDDEEIIVPNSILTQSPVKNLTLTEVVHRLRVRIGVAYGTDLDRAAEVLRQAAESLTWRERTRDPVVLLVDFGSSSVDFEASVWTRDVWGLRRGQSDLRRALWRALRAASITIPFPQVDVHFDAPTSAALEQALRSDQHRPARAPQS; this is translated from the coding sequence GTGAAGCTGCTCAACGGGCATGGCCTCGAGTTCGGTGGTGCGAGCCTCAGCTTCGCGGCCCTGCTGACCGCCCTTGGCATCATCCTGGTCGGATTTCTGGCCGCGGCCAAGGTCGCGTCGAGGATCCGCGGGGACGGCCGGCGCGTCGCTGGCGTGCAACCAACGCCGGCCCTTCGTTGGCGCACCACCATGGCGCGGATCGTCGGCTACACCCTTCGAGGTCTGGCGGTCGTGGTCGCGCTGCAGGTCGCCGGTGTTGACCTCGCGAGCGTCCTCGCGGCGAGCGCAGTGGTCGCGGTCGGCGTCGGGATCGCGATGCAGAAGGTCGCCGAGAACTTCGTCTCGGGGATAGTGCTGCACGCGGAGCGCTCGATTCGCCAAGGTGACATCATCGAGTTCGAGGGACACATCGCCAAGGTCGAGCAGGTAGGGATCCGCGCCACGATCGCTCGCACCATCGACGATGAGGAGATCATCGTCCCGAACAGCATTCTCACCCAGTCGCCGGTGAAGAACCTCACCCTGACGGAAGTCGTGCATCGGCTGCGCGTGCGAATCGGCGTCGCCTATGGGACGGACCTCGATCGTGCAGCGGAGGTCTTGCGCCAGGCGGCCGAGAGCCTGACGTGGCGCGAACGGACCCGCGATCCGGTGGTCCTGTTGGTCGACTTCGGATCCTCGTCGGTGGACTTCGAGGCCAGCGTCTGGACGCGCGACGTCTGGGGCCTGCGACGGGGGCAGTCAGACCTGCGACGAGCGCTCTGGCGCGCGCTGCGCGCGGCCTCGATCACCATCCCTTTCCCTCAGGTCGATGTCCACTTCGATGCGCCAACGAGCGCCGCCCTCGAGCAGGCGCTGCGCTCCGACCAGCACCGCCCAGCCCGAGCGCCTCAATCCTGA
- a CDS encoding universal stress protein, with protein MAHVSQRLKGAFEGALAGGGDPASSPLYVFGPFLRLLAASGAGAACFGAPIWMVVATVVVVSLMYRHVMHWIPDGSGGSGLCEEEFGGWAVKVNASITAIEYTLTFLVSLAALVTFVADRAGGLGRWERAILAVVLTLSVGFVVNRGPRLAARVFGPATAAVLALLWLLVFAVVWQRGLHLPALTLEAFSSSKLHTTLGGYVRLLALMTGIEVFANLVAAYDGSPANRARKAFGSLLIVMVTTLVTMVVVGPAILALADPTRQDVSVFTQTMDQLLPSPLAHLGTLVGIVVLLSAAAASAQGLQNLSLGLRHRHYVPASFGQRNRFDVADRPVWIQVILVSGCFLAFGTHEETYLALYAAGVFVLLGLTGWAAVNRLFRQWRAKRKGAGGVIGTAMAALVTSGAALLIVVERFLDGAWAYFIMVPALCFVFGFYRRRLGAPTQIEERIGRALAEKKSFVPVQSTPWPQGALAITDGSQRGEAALLAGAHLAQTLAVPWAIVLTADTEGRTTSPYARLIESVFKPEKGVLGARSVAEALEVGGREHLDLIVVTRSFPDSRALANATDRPLLVVHESADPTLRYPTFTRVLVGLDGSSDAEAVLPGAARFLAAGAKVVLVAVPDGDTTPATLQSYLERIAEGLRAHGAVELHVGGSGPARTLLEEATQVEADLVIVARHGGGGAERATAVPLGSVPTKLLSDLACSLLIVPVFSADAAVAPEAEVDG; from the coding sequence ATGGCTCATGTCTCCCAGCGGCTGAAGGGGGCCTTCGAGGGCGCGCTGGCCGGTGGCGGCGATCCGGCCAGTTCGCCGCTCTACGTCTTCGGCCCCTTCCTCCGCCTGCTCGCGGCGAGCGGCGCCGGCGCTGCCTGCTTTGGCGCGCCGATCTGGATGGTCGTGGCGACGGTGGTGGTGGTCAGCCTGATGTACCGCCACGTGATGCACTGGATTCCAGACGGCAGCGGCGGCAGCGGCCTCTGTGAGGAGGAGTTTGGTGGCTGGGCCGTCAAGGTCAACGCGAGCATCACGGCGATCGAGTATACGCTGACCTTCCTCGTCAGCCTCGCCGCGCTCGTGACCTTCGTCGCGGATCGAGCGGGGGGCCTCGGTCGCTGGGAGCGTGCCATCCTCGCCGTGGTGCTCACCCTCAGCGTCGGGTTCGTCGTCAACCGCGGGCCGCGTCTGGCCGCGCGTGTCTTCGGTCCAGCCACGGCGGCCGTGCTCGCGTTGCTCTGGTTGCTCGTCTTCGCCGTCGTCTGGCAACGTGGCCTTCACCTGCCCGCGCTGACGCTGGAGGCCTTCTCCTCGAGCAAGCTGCACACCACGCTCGGGGGCTACGTGCGCCTCTTGGCGTTGATGACCGGCATCGAGGTCTTCGCCAACCTCGTCGCCGCCTACGACGGCTCGCCCGCGAATCGCGCGCGCAAGGCCTTCGGCAGCTTGCTGATCGTCATGGTCACCACGCTGGTGACGATGGTCGTCGTTGGCCCGGCGATTCTGGCGTTGGCCGACCCGACACGGCAGGACGTCTCGGTCTTCACGCAGACGATGGATCAGCTGCTGCCCTCGCCGCTGGCCCATCTGGGCACACTGGTCGGTATTGTCGTCCTGCTCTCCGCCGCGGCGGCGAGCGCGCAGGGCCTGCAGAACCTCTCGCTTGGCCTGCGCCACCGGCACTACGTTCCGGCCTCCTTTGGCCAACGCAACCGCTTCGACGTCGCCGACCGCCCGGTTTGGATCCAGGTCATTCTCGTCTCTGGCTGCTTCCTCGCCTTCGGCACGCATGAGGAGACCTACCTCGCGCTCTACGCCGCGGGGGTCTTCGTGCTGCTCGGGCTCACCGGCTGGGCTGCCGTCAACCGCCTCTTTCGCCAGTGGCGGGCCAAGCGGAAGGGGGCCGGTGGCGTGATCGGCACCGCGATGGCCGCCCTCGTCACCTCCGGCGCCGCGCTGCTGATCGTCGTCGAGCGCTTTCTCGACGGCGCCTGGGCCTACTTCATCATGGTGCCCGCGCTCTGCTTCGTCTTCGGGTTCTACCGGCGGCGGCTCGGCGCGCCGACCCAGATCGAGGAACGAATCGGGCGCGCCCTGGCCGAGAAGAAGTCCTTCGTGCCCGTCCAGAGCACCCCTTGGCCCCAGGGCGCCCTCGCGATCACCGACGGCTCTCAGCGCGGCGAGGCCGCGCTCCTCGCCGGCGCCCACCTCGCGCAGACCCTTGCGGTGCCGTGGGCGATCGTGCTGACCGCGGACACCGAGGGTAGGACGACCTCGCCTTACGCCAGGCTGATCGAGTCGGTCTTCAAGCCGGAGAAGGGCGTCCTCGGCGCGCGCTCGGTAGCCGAGGCCCTCGAGGTTGGCGGGCGCGAGCACCTCGATCTGATCGTGGTCACCCGCAGCTTTCCAGACTCGCGCGCGCTCGCCAATGCCACCGATCGTCCGCTGCTGGTGGTCCACGAGTCGGCCGATCCGACGCTGCGCTATCCGACCTTCACCCGGGTCCTCGTCGGGCTGGACGGCTCGTCGGACGCCGAAGCGGTGCTCCCGGGCGCGGCCCGCTTTCTCGCGGCCGGCGCCAAGGTCGTGCTCGTCGCGGTACCGGACGGCGATACGACGCCCGCGACCCTGCAGAGCTACCTCGAGCGCATCGCCGAGGGGCTGCGCGCCCACGGCGCAGTCGAGCTGCACGTTGGGGGTTCAGGTCCGGCTCGGACGCTGCTCGAGGAGGCCACGCAGGTCGAGGCCGACCTCGTCATCGTGGCTCGTCATGGCGGCGGTGGAGCCGAACGCGCGACGGCGGTCCCCCTCGGCAGCGTCCCGACCAAGCTCTTGAGTGACCTCGCTTGCTCGCTCCTGATCGTCCCTGTGTTTTCCGCGGACGCGGCTGTCGCGCCCGAGGCCGAGGTCGACGGGTGA